The Apis mellifera strain DH4 linkage group LG3, Amel_HAv3.1, whole genome shotgun sequence genome includes the window aagccttttcattaaaaataatccttaaaaattatgatgttatatattatttattttgtgtatGTAAAGCATTACTAAAGTATTAGGTAGCTTTTAAATAAGTTACAGTGCTTTAGAAATGCGTTCATACCTTTTATACGTACAAGGTTGTACAAAAAGCTTTATTTGATGTGTTTATAATACTATTCATTTTGTAGGAAAATCTTTAAACACCGACTGCAGAGCATTCCAAGAGCAGCAGAGTATGTTTTATGAtatagatatttcaaaatcatatatataaagatgatTCAGAAGATTttgtcataaatatatatattactattgcTGCTCTTAGTTTGTGCTGCAAAGATAAGGCAAATTTAGATTACAAAgctaaattacattttatatctattcctTATTTATAAAGCAGTTGATGATCGtgattattactattattattttatcacaagCCAATGGTGTACGAAATACTTAAAATACTGTTTGTAGCTCGCGAACTGCACAAAGCGTGATACGAGTAGGACGTTCAATTTGACCTTACAGTTTACAGTTGTATTCTGGAAATATTAaccataaaatattacttttttccgcgtaaatatagttttaatttgcatattttaacgaaactgaaaaatatttgtaaaaacaaataaaattgtatgaatttaatttataaaaatataaatatgttcatTGGCAACAGAAGAAACATAATGagcaacaaataaaaaaatacttttatcgttaaaattcaCCTTATTACGAGGAAAGTATTGCAGATGGGCAAGAAAtctcttcaaataattttgttagacCTAGAAGAAAAAGTATGTTACCAGCAAAATTGTtactataatgatattaaatagtttCGTCTTCATTGTCAATTCATGATCATATAAtcatgtttgaatattttatagttatgtTGCCAatggttttaatttaattttaaaggattaagttcaaattatttaaacagaaataagtattatttaggtcaatgaaaacaataaaattcatatataatgtaatgtcCTTATATATCCTAAATACAATAATCATTGTTTATAAGTGTTGGTACAATTCGCAATATAGTATACTCCTTCcacatataaacaaattttatatgttcatTCCAGAACCTCCTTTTATGCAccacaaaaattattcatttcaattagaTTATGATTGTGAATCTTCAGAAATGTTTCATGCATTATGTtatgaaaacataaaaaatatttaaaatcttatatatctgTAACCTACTCAGCACCAGACACAGGCATACAACAACTTGAACGATGAGGAGATTGTTGTTTGGAAAGATCAACAGTATCTTCTACTAATGGTCTTTCTAATCTAGCTTCAAGTTGTGCCCAAGCAGCAACAGCTGCACCAAATGCTGCTTCAACATTGGTTGCATCTTTTGCAGATGTTTCTACTAGAGGAGGATCTCCATTTTCTGCACACCAAGCTTGAGCTTCTTCTGTGGAAACTTGTTTCTCAGAATCTGGAACATCcacctataaaaattattttcataaatattattagtattatttttttcttcctttatcaGAATTCCTGCTTACTTTATTTCCAACAACTATAAATGGAAATGTTGATCCTTCTTGAACATCagcataataaagaaattcagaTCTCCAAAGTGCTAAATTTTTGAAGCTTGTTCTATCATCCACAGCATAAGTTAAAAGGCAAAT containing:
- the LOC410969 gene encoding ras-related protein Rab-9A isoform X1, with product MSGNNSAIVGTLRGGNLQNRNSQRSTLLKVVILGDGGVGKSCLMNRFVSNHFDEHSFHTIGVEFLNKDIEINGEAYTLQIWDTAGQERFKTLRTPFYRGSDICLLTYAVDDRTSFKNLALWRSEFLYYADVQEGSTFPFIVVGNKVDVPDSEKQVSTEEAQAWCAENGDPPLVETSAKDATNVEAAFGAAVAAWAQLEARLERPLVEDTVDLSKQQSPHRSSCCMPVSGAESNKII
- the LOC410969 gene encoding ras-related protein Rab-9A isoform X2 — translated: MSGNNSAIVGTLRGGNLQNRNSQRSTLLKVVILGDGGVGKSCLMNRFVSNHFDEHSFHTIGVEFLNKDIEINGEAYTLQIWDTAGQERFKTLRTPFYRGSDICLLTYAVDDRTSFKNLALWRSEFLYYADVQEGSTFPFIVVGNKVDVPDSEKQVSTEEAQAWCAENGDPPLVETSAKDATNVEAAFGAAVAAWAQLEARLERPLVEDTVDLSKQQSPHRSSCCMPVSGAEL